A section of the Falco peregrinus isolate bFalPer1 chromosome 3, bFalPer1.pri, whole genome shotgun sequence genome encodes:
- the COLEC10 gene encoding collectin-10, which yields MSSKKEQQLRKYGILLVLFIFQVQILGFDVDNRPTTDVCSTHTILPGPKGDEGEKGDRGEVGKQGKVGPKGPKGNKGPVGDVGDQGMLGKIGPIGGKGDKGAKGLSGVSGKKGRAGTVCDCGRYRRVVGQLNINVARLNTSIKFVKNVIAGIRETDEKFYYIVKEEKNYREALIHCRDRGGTLAMPKDEATNALIADYISNSGLFRAFIGLNDMEKEGQFVYADNSPLQNYSNWKEGEPHDPAGREDCVEMLSTGEWNDSECQVTIYFVCEFLKKRK from the exons ATGAGCAGCAAGAAAGAACAACAGCTAAGGAAATACGGGATCCTACTAGTGCTTTTTATCTTCCAAGTTCAGATTTTGGGGTTTGATGTTGACAATCGACCTACAACAGATGTCTGCTCGACACACACAATTTTACCTGGACCAAAAG gtgaTGAAGGTGAAAAAGGAGATAGAGGAGAAGTGGGTAAACAAGGCAAGGTTGGACCAAAAGGACCAAAAG GAAACAAAGGACCTGTGGGGGATGTTGGTGACCAGGGAATGCTTGGAAAAATTGGTCCAATTGGTGGAAAGG GTGACAAAGGAGCCAAAGGCTTATCGGGGGTTtctggaaaaaagggaagagcag GCACGGTCTGTGACTGTGGAAGATACCGCAGAGTTGTTGGACAACTGAATATCAATGTTGCTCGTCTTAACACGTCCATCAAGTTTGTGAAGAACG tTATAGCAGGTATCAGGGAGACAGACGAAAAATTCTATTACATCgtgaaagaagagaagaattacAGAGAAGCCTTGATCCACTGCAGGGACAGAGGAGGAACACTGGCCATGCCTAAAGATGAGGCAACCAATGCCCTGATCGCTGACTACATTTCCAACAGTGGCCTCTTCCGAGCCTTCATTGGGCTGAACGACATGGAAAAAGAAGGACAGTTTGTGTATGCAGACAACAGCCCGCTGCAGAACTACAGTAACTGGAAGGAAGGGGAGCCTCACGACCCAGCTGGCCGCGAGGACTGTGTGGAAATGCTCAGCACAGGAGAGTGGAATGACTCTGAGTGCCAAGTCACCATCTACTTCGTCTGTGAATTCCTcaagaagaggaaataa